The genomic stretch CAGACTcctcccatcctcatcaataTACCTCAGCTGCACGTCCGGCTTGTACCCCTCCCGATACAAGGCATCAATAACCCTGCTCTGGTGCATTTCTCTGATGctgttctgctgctgctgccacatctctttctcttttgttgACATCCTCTTGAACCGCTCGCTCTCACGGTCCTTCTCACGCTGGAGGCGGGTTTCTTCATCGAAAAGAGCCATGCGCCGGTTGAGCTCGGCGAGAAATCTCTGGCGCTGACGGAACTTTTCGGCTGCTTCGGCGCCCTGGCCTTCTTCGAGGAGGTGACGGtcgcggaggagggagagggtggcaCCCATGCCTTGGGCGAccgtcttttcttcttccacgCCGAGAGGGAGGTCGGccaagggggtggtggtgcggcgTGTGGAGGAAGGCTCGTATTCATTGCGCGGATCGTGGGCGTCGGCCATTTCTTCATCCGAGGACTCGTCCTCCATCGCTGTCACCGCAGCGGAGCCGTTTTCTAGCTTGGGTTTGGGCGCCTTTCTGCGCTGTTCCTCTTGGTCCCTGTTTGCGCGGAGCGTGTCGACGAACTCGCTGATCTCGTCAATGACAACGGCCTTTTCTGTAGAGGGGAGAGCGTCATCGGGGTCGTTGGTTGTTTCCCTCAGCTGACGGGCAATGTCCTCTGGCCGTGTCTTTTTTCGTTTCTTGAGGGCATCTCGTCTTTGTTGAGCgagggaggtttggaggtCCTCGTCGTCAGCAAAGTCGTCAGTGATAACTTTGCGCTTCTTCGTGAACGCGATGGCGCCGCCGTCAATATCCATGTCGTTATCGAGGTTGGTCGTGTCCCCTGGGAATAGcacgtcgtcgtcatccttcttctgccGTGATGACTTGGACTTtttcttgggcttcttgacTTTGATCTCCGAGGCGTCGAGGTAGTCTGACACTGGGGGAGGAGCGTCCTCTGTTGAGATTCTGTTAGTTGTGGCGATCAGAAAGCTGtggatgaagaaggtggtgcCTACCAAGAGTGTCGAGATCCCCCACCTGTTGCCTTCTCTTCTGAACTGGCGCTTGAGCAAGAATGTCGGCCAAATCTGATGACGTCCCCACTGCACCCAGTGTgaaagccttcttcttctttccgtGAATCTCCTCATCGTAATGCGACAGGATCCCAATCTGACCCGTCTCGTCAATGTCGTTTGGGTCGTATactggcttcttctttttcagATCTAGCCTCTCCTGCAGCTTCTCCCGTTCCCTCAGCTCGGAGTTCTCCAGctcatccccttcctcctcttccagcaCACCCGTATCCTTCAATGTGAGGACCTGATCATCTCCATCCAGGAAGCTGGCCATGTCGTGCGCAACCTTGACACCGGCCAAGTCAGCAGCTGTATGCTCAGCCGCCTTCCTTTCCGCTGCCTCCTTCTCTGCCCGGGCCTTCTCTTCCGCCTCGATTTTCTTTTGTCGCTTCTTTTGGCTCTTCAGCCAGGACTTGGTGTCGagctcgtcatcgtcgtctgCGAGGCCCTTGCCTTGCAGAACCGCATTGCGCTGAGCCAGCTCACGCGCCTTCTTGATCGCAGCAAGCTTCTCGGCGCGTTTCCGTTTCGCTTCTTCG from Podospora pseudopauciseta strain CBS 411.78 chromosome 3, whole genome shotgun sequence encodes the following:
- a CDS encoding hypothetical protein (COG:A; BUSCO:EOG0926534P; EggNog:ENOG503NXEM) — encoded protein: MASLVIPSCASAATLTTRGQQRNTGHRTVEERKRKKRSWKISAWLHLNTGKFLVECGPCPHANLPALLFVCPILSIRLHFGACQPHHVQLGSSPCLGLALPIKVGPQFYQLHHHFAPLTTKMDAASIEEINKVRRAMGMKPLPVPGAAPQEAAKEPSPDPETGEKASTLEIREAEGFENYRKAQEAEEAKRKRAEKLAAIKKARELAQRNAVLQGKGLADDDDELDTKSWLKSQKKRQKKIEAEEKARAEKEAAERKAAEHTAADLAGVKVAHDMASFLDGDDQVLTLKDTGVLEEEEGDELENSELREREKLQERLDLKKKKPVYDPNDIDETGQIGILSHYDEEIHGKKKKAFTLGAVGTSSDLADILAQAPVQKRRQQVGDLDTLEDAPPPVSDYLDASEIKVKKPKKKSKSSRQKKDDDDVLFPGDTTNLDNDMDIDGGAIAFTKKRKVITDDFADDEDLQTSLAQQRRDALKKRKKTRPEDIARQLRETTNDPDDALPSTEKAVVIDEISEFVDTLRANRDQEEQRRKAPKPKLENGSAAVTAMEDESSDEEMADAHDPRNEYEPSSTRRTTTPLADLPLGVEEEKTVAQGMGATLSLLRDRHLLEEGQGAEAAEKFRQRQRFLAELNRRMALFDEETRLQREKDRESERFKRMSTKEKEMWQQQQNSIREMHQSRVIDALYREGYKPDVQLRYIDEDGRSLGQKEAFKELSHQFHGKGSGKGKTDKKLKKLAEEKRRMEQSILDAGQIVGLGSAARDQGKRRREAGVRLA